The following coding sequences lie in one Fibrobacter sp. genomic window:
- a CDS encoding pilus assembly PilX N-terminal domain-containing protein, with protein sequence MMFGIQNSKIGTKAGVSLVTVLLFMLVATIAATATYKWITSEGKSSTSRMIEREAYQSAIAGIENARSWMTYHANDVGALIKQYKENGSKPVKLDGQLAEFMRAGQTFHVWLTGVNTESSTYKLKIVSQGIARDGGATHSEVAILDVNGLYQVKIPSVKYTGEAIFNEAFFGSAKNGISLEVNSAIFNGDTKFNTKFNASDYVIVTGNVNVNSNTNVGDLYVKGNLCSCTNLNVSGNTYVESKMYINGTHVYNGDIYAKGGIDLSKKGATGCQCNTGYGGDFTVGGNVSTEGDLVMSRATSPNVNTFGGNLVLKNGAKIDFPTLSEFSYSTAGGLPTQTHISGNVFLDGGFSNGWFMGYARAGQVSLTSAGKTFYSSTPMYRVSDANQNVVYSWWKKANNEHQDTDISGDADGLYAIDKGGRSYKLTAVPKNTFCNKSNCQPTDDFSDTYFWDNAHFYCPSWEQKGYWEGFNWITYSEPSGCGNCSWYQEKAGVGDRNGYRWKCDTKGKQTSRNEIFVQINGTYSATKPDTTGWGADRLMDYENKITDENTGSGCGTSNHVADPIQFNKDLLTHNLMHTKDKPMECDDATLWNSWPNDPWGQLNSCYQKAKAANKLYDNQWLLINVGKAVWATENSHYLQGNFIIVIEGDNGYGLYLPQTRAQADESPSHVILYFPNGYDKTLNSKASSGPMNYFVFSDGDLKNTQLGGTKINGSVFLTDCHNMGSDQTIKIEFNPDLVAALEGSGVICTNDGTDKCSPNAGSSSSAASSASSETISFGGTDSYYISTAPQLSITLESQYANNENVENIASTGEDSKGSFVVLPRVIYLPTDPPGKLEHYYNVIPLNSKQTVESQSITCEGGIPTSGKLYDGTTSLVEGYYTCNVSGTVSGVSSTVPLYVVVRGTDATTPKVTFVTDDVELPKEEATTVQLTVPNTTGAAQTFKVKVARSGTETGWTVTPINPIGACDANSECTFQVSTTGGPTNIFTVTNNSASSGILTFQILDCIEGGCNVGIPNIELVYIFSSVKVKRKTLAEWCAENGDDADATKCAKKNQPDCPLSDEWIRANGTNCTANPINNAWDCDITDDISLELINSNIPDGCEAIIPGDNLLEAPFANKSTRYLYASLKAKKKMFHTGFKIPSDIDPDQTIHILAEHNGVADEEKDCSYSDFTSNTDGVREEHCDIDVYYGSRVTLSLKNDSDRDNFNYWLCTSGVDCPSEKIPVNTYTYSISITGENTVYAHYNEKDKHCFFDEFKDKKNSYGNRATMACGTEKEYCIDVCNGTCSNAITTSSGDGAMPDAKWRLIDGDLSNIEFSGDGKISLKSNTTRGRKENTKGSATIMSSVQAGIYGTLKAQFQVPREGVNENDEAKSTIKKSGFMLRSNTNGSSYLMLNIFSDISGYLKARICLNGGNTCKEKRIGSASANEGAIVTISATLQKLVNPSDGTYKDELEIRAYTNAFSSYYEFTTFDLTNSELNGVEDLANQTHEYLGMKLSDQNFKIYGIGWKSDDYVSECWDVYPTVSCSFKAAYAGGIVPQSTALSSKPVKPWVGLSSWFENAGGCTRVYYYKGNDAGCYGSVTGTDDYKECTNNYYEFTTSGPHGATADGDKTAKAGVSGCTVYGEAAAWANSAVAAHCGAFWVGEFKNCSQNVAFGHTVDGADGSYFALDANGSGAANLRDADLIVTLDNPNGAEVSVYLFSKNSENGYTYGSAPVYSQSYTTTMQGTNFDISIAVSNISNVEGFDPEHVVGVYIKTDDANVNIRAVRSSCEHVLKIASCSASWDGVNRKFNISAKVNNHSDAGSFTVTEKNSNITGSIAKDCKNSECSWSGDNAEFEWSYNAFDDVVSDPSGYRDYYFVIGMKDKEGGDTEDSPCTTPAVRVSKISATCSVNKESVERGTGLPVFTYSISGCPSDNTGCPYEIKLQDIDQQLISASSGNFNGKTTDPEAANTSGNPLDAGTYKFVMKSTNANQPFADCEEEFTVTIPSSSSVESSSSIPSSSSVASSSSVASSSSVSGGGFSCTYTGTTGVKIQGGVGNQNLASTNAPHAQYDLYIDDEKKVTGTWGLGFNFTTPTSLGNHTYKVTKMGETAPQCQGSFEVVNPLQCSVDDVIPLNVAKTFSVSVMDNFSCSNCNYTNVDCGYSCSGGSVTNYSFTLTNMNTTELKVQCQCNDNINQTCAKSVTAVRTAPTFSCKTGLKATVGETNNVKIVLLGVTGCDENSPWCRSTITGTGISDQTGIGVSDGSTVNLTAFTDNGGTDGATKTYTVTLENSVGLSDARTCSVEFTAGSSFACNSGNSAALSSMTVQTNKCYKYTVASSGNFYVGNWSGSGVGMTYTDCGGTPHTVTVANGNWTTYAVGGGCEIYAEFTTSAYVQFNTY encoded by the coding sequence ATGATGTTCGGAATTCAAAATTCAAAAATAGGAACGAAAGCCGGTGTATCCTTAGTTACCGTACTTTTGTTTATGCTGGTAGCCACCATCGCGGCTACTGCTACCTACAAGTGGATTACCAGCGAAGGTAAATCTAGCACGAGTCGTATGATAGAACGTGAGGCGTACCAAAGCGCTATTGCGGGTATTGAAAACGCCCGTAGCTGGATGACATATCATGCAAACGATGTAGGTGCGTTGATTAAGCAATATAAAGAAAATGGTAGTAAGCCAGTGAAACTGGATGGACAGTTGGCTGAGTTTATGCGTGCGGGACAAACTTTTCATGTTTGGCTTACTGGCGTAAATACAGAAAGTTCAACATATAAGTTGAAGATCGTATCACAGGGCATTGCTCGCGATGGCGGAGCAACACATAGCGAAGTGGCGATTCTTGATGTAAATGGGCTATACCAGGTAAAGATTCCCTCAGTAAAATATACAGGAGAGGCGATATTCAACGAGGCTTTCTTTGGTTCTGCAAAAAATGGAATCAGTCTAGAAGTGAACTCGGCGATTTTCAATGGCGATACAAAGTTCAACACAAAATTTAATGCATCTGATTACGTTATCGTTACAGGAAATGTTAACGTTAATAGCAATACGAATGTAGGGGACCTTTATGTTAAAGGAAATTTATGCTCTTGTACAAACCTTAATGTAAGTGGCAACACCTATGTAGAAAGTAAGATGTACATAAATGGAACACATGTATACAATGGTGACATTTATGCAAAAGGAGGAATAGACCTATCAAAGAAAGGCGCAACGGGGTGTCAGTGTAACACTGGCTATGGAGGCGATTTTACCGTTGGTGGAAATGTTTCAACAGAGGGGGATCTCGTAATGTCACGGGCAACCTCACCAAATGTAAATACATTTGGTGGAAATCTCGTCTTAAAAAATGGTGCAAAAATCGATTTCCCTACTCTTTCGGAGTTCTCGTATAGCACTGCAGGGGGATTGCCGACTCAAACACATATTAGCGGGAATGTTTTTCTAGATGGTGGATTTTCAAACGGATGGTTCATGGGATATGCAAGAGCTGGTCAGGTGTCGCTTACCTCCGCAGGAAAAACATTTTACTCATCAACCCCAATGTATCGGGTTTCTGACGCAAATCAGAATGTCGTGTATAGTTGGTGGAAAAAAGCAAATAACGAGCATCAAGATACTGATATTTCAGGAGACGCAGATGGGCTTTATGCAATCGATAAAGGTGGCCGCAGCTACAAACTGACGGCGGTTCCCAAAAACACTTTTTGCAACAAGTCTAATTGCCAACCTACAGATGATTTTTCTGACACTTACTTTTGGGACAACGCACATTTTTACTGTCCAAGTTGGGAACAAAAGGGATATTGGGAGGGATTTAACTGGATTACGTATAGTGAGCCATCTGGATGTGGAAATTGTTCTTGGTATCAAGAAAAAGCTGGTGTAGGGGACCGGAATGGCTACAGATGGAAATGCGATACAAAAGGAAAGCAAACAAGCCGAAATGAAATCTTTGTGCAAATCAACGGAACATACTCCGCTACTAAACCGGATACCACCGGCTGGGGAGCAGACAGATTAATGGACTATGAGAATAAAATTACTGATGAGAATACGGGGTCGGGATGCGGAACATCAAATCATGTAGCAGATCCTATACAGTTCAATAAGGATCTTCTCACCCACAACTTGATGCATACGAAAGATAAGCCGATGGAATGTGATGATGCGACGCTTTGGAATTCTTGGCCAAATGATCCCTGGGGTCAGTTGAACTCCTGCTATCAGAAAGCGAAGGCGGCCAATAAGCTTTATGACAATCAGTGGCTTTTAATAAATGTCGGCAAGGCGGTTTGGGCAACGGAAAATTCTCATTATCTGCAAGGCAACTTTATAATTGTGATTGAAGGCGATAATGGCTACGGTTTATATTTGCCACAAACAAGGGCTCAGGCCGATGAGTCCCCTTCCCATGTAATTCTTTATTTCCCCAATGGATATGACAAAACGCTCAATAGCAAAGCATCCTCTGGCCCAATGAATTATTTTGTCTTCAGCGACGGAGATTTAAAGAATACACAGCTGGGCGGAACAAAAATCAACGGCTCGGTTTTCCTGACAGATTGCCATAATATGGGAAGCGACCAAACGATTAAAATCGAGTTCAATCCAGACCTTGTCGCAGCCCTTGAAGGCTCCGGCGTCATCTGTACTAATGATGGTACTGATAAGTGTTCTCCCAACGCAGGTAGCTCATCGTCCGCCGCTTCTTCGGCTTCTTCTGAAACAATTTCTTTCGGTGGAACAGACAGTTACTATATCTCTACAGCTCCGCAGCTTTCTATCACGCTGGAAAGCCAGTATGCAAACAACGAAAATGTTGAAAATATTGCTAGCACAGGGGAAGACTCTAAGGGGAGTTTCGTAGTTCTGCCCCGTGTCATCTATTTGCCAACCGACCCACCAGGAAAACTTGAACATTACTACAATGTAATTCCGCTTAATTCAAAACAAACTGTGGAATCCCAGTCCATTACTTGTGAGGGCGGAATTCCGACCAGCGGCAAGCTTTACGACGGAACAACATCCCTTGTAGAAGGCTACTACACTTGCAATGTGTCAGGAACTGTTTCTGGAGTAAGTTCCACCGTCCCGTTATATGTTGTAGTTCGTGGAACCGATGCCACCACCCCGAAGGTTACATTTGTTACAGATGATGTAGAATTGCCCAAAGAAGAGGCTACAACAGTTCAATTAACGGTCCCCAATACCACAGGAGCCGCCCAAACCTTCAAAGTCAAGGTAGCCCGTAGCGGAACAGAGACTGGCTGGACCGTAACGCCTATAAACCCCATCGGAGCGTGCGATGCAAATAGCGAATGTACCTTCCAAGTCAGCACCACTGGCGGTCCAACGAACATTTTTACGGTCACGAATAATTCCGCAAGTTCTGGAATACTTACCTTCCAGATTTTGGACTGCATAGAGGGCGGTTGCAATGTAGGCATCCCCAATATTGAGCTCGTCTACATATTTAGTAGCGTCAAAGTCAAAAGGAAAACACTTGCCGAATGGTGTGCCGAAAATGGGGATGATGCTGATGCAACGAAATGTGCTAAGAAAAATCAACCTGACTGTCCTTTATCAGACGAATGGATTCGTGCAAATGGAACAAATTGTACCGCAAATCCAATCAACAATGCTTGGGATTGCGACATTACAGATGACATAAGTCTGGAACTCATTAATTCAAATATTCCCGATGGCTGTGAAGCTATAATTCCAGGAGACAACCTACTAGAAGCACCTTTTGCCAACAAGTCAACAAGGTATCTTTATGCCTCACTCAAGGCAAAGAAAAAAATGTTCCATACAGGGTTCAAAATACCTTCTGATATTGACCCTGATCAGACAATTCATATTCTTGCAGAACACAACGGAGTTGCTGATGAAGAAAAGGATTGTTCCTATTCTGATTTCACAAGCAACACGGATGGTGTCCGAGAAGAACACTGTGATATTGATGTTTACTACGGATCGCGTGTAACCCTGAGCCTAAAGAATGACTCCGACCGAGACAATTTTAACTACTGGCTATGCACCTCTGGTGTAGATTGTCCTAGCGAAAAGATTCCTGTCAACACCTACACTTACTCTATTTCCATCACTGGTGAGAATACGGTCTACGCACACTATAACGAAAAAGATAAGCATTGTTTCTTTGACGAGTTTAAAGACAAGAAGAATTCTTACGGAAACCGCGCTACCATGGCGTGTGGAACAGAAAAAGAGTACTGCATTGATGTATGTAATGGCACATGTTCTAACGCAATTACTACTAGTTCTGGTGATGGCGCCATGCCAGATGCAAAATGGAGACTTATTGATGGAGACTTGAGCAATATTGAGTTCTCTGGCGATGGGAAAATCAGCCTAAAATCGAACACCACGCGGGGGCGCAAGGAAAACACCAAGGGTTCCGCTACAATTATGAGTTCCGTGCAGGCAGGCATCTATGGAACACTTAAGGCTCAGTTCCAGGTCCCCCGTGAGGGCGTGAACGAGAATGACGAAGCCAAGTCAACAATAAAAAAATCAGGTTTTATGTTACGCTCCAACACCAATGGAAGCAGCTATTTAATGCTGAATATCTTTAGCGACATATCTGGATATCTAAAGGCTAGAATTTGTTTGAATGGCGGTAATACCTGTAAAGAGAAAAGGATTGGTTCCGCTAGCGCCAATGAGGGTGCCATTGTCACAATTTCTGCGACACTGCAAAAACTAGTCAATCCAAGTGATGGAACCTATAAGGACGAACTTGAAATTCGCGCCTATACAAACGCATTTAGCAGCTACTATGAATTCACGACCTTCGATTTAACCAATTCAGAACTGAATGGCGTTGAGGATTTGGCAAATCAGACTCATGAATATCTGGGAATGAAGCTTTCTGACCAAAATTTCAAGATTTATGGAATTGGATGGAAGAGTGACGACTATGTTTCAGAATGCTGGGATGTTTATCCAACAGTTTCATGTTCTTTCAAAGCTGCATACGCAGGCGGCATTGTTCCTCAATCCACAGCGCTTTCGAGTAAACCCGTTAAGCCATGGGTCGGACTTTCCAGCTGGTTCGAAAATGCTGGTGGATGCACTCGCGTATATTACTACAAGGGAAACGACGCCGGTTGTTACGGCAGTGTGACGGGAACCGATGATTACAAGGAATGTACGAATAATTATTATGAATTTACCACAAGTGGCCCCCACGGTGCAACTGCGGATGGCGATAAAACGGCAAAAGCAGGTGTTAGTGGGTGTACTGTTTATGGAGAGGCTGCCGCCTGGGCGAATAGCGCTGTAGCGGCACACTGTGGTGCTTTCTGGGTGGGTGAATTTAAGAATTGTAGTCAAAATGTGGCTTTTGGTCATACAGTCGATGGAGCTGACGGTAGTTACTTTGCGCTTGATGCAAATGGATCCGGGGCTGCCAATCTTCGAGATGCCGATTTAATCGTCACCCTAGACAATCCCAATGGTGCAGAAGTATCGGTTTATCTATTCAGTAAGAATTCAGAAAATGGTTACACCTACGGCAGTGCCCCTGTTTACAGCCAGTCCTATACCACGACTATGCAAGGGACCAATTTCGACATCTCCATAGCCGTATCCAACATCTCTAATGTGGAGGGATTTGATCCTGAACATGTGGTGGGAGTGTACATAAAGACTGATGACGCAAATGTGAATATCCGTGCGGTACGAAGCAGTTGCGAACATGTGTTGAAAATAGCAAGCTGCTCGGCCAGTTGGGATGGAGTAAATCGGAAGTTTAACATTTCTGCCAAAGTGAACAACCATTCCGATGCGGGTAGTTTTACAGTTACTGAGAAAAACAGCAACATTACAGGGAGCATTGCAAAGGATTGCAAAAATAGCGAATGCAGCTGGTCGGGAGACAATGCCGAGTTTGAATGGAGTTACAATGCGTTCGACGATGTTGTCTCTGATCCTTCGGGGTACAGGGATTACTATTTCGTGATAGGCATGAAGGACAAGGAAGGAGGGGATACTGAGGACTCCCCCTGCACTACTCCGGCGGTCCGAGTAAGCAAGATTTCTGCCACATGCAGTGTAAATAAGGAATCTGTAGAGAGAGGTACCGGACTACCCGTCTTTACCTATTCCATAAGTGGGTGTCCTTCAGATAACACTGGTTGCCCGTATGAAATTAAACTTCAAGATATTGATCAACAACTGATTAGCGCCTCTAGTGGCAATTTCAACGGAAAGACAACAGATCCAGAAGCAGCCAACACAAGCGGGAATCCGCTTGATGCGGGAACCTACAAATTTGTCATGAAAAGTACCAATGCCAACCAGCCGTTTGCTGATTGTGAGGAAGAATTTACCGTGACAATTCCGTCAAGCTCATCGGTAGAAAGCAGCAGTAGCATTCCTTCGAGTAGCAGTGTGGCAAGTAGCAGTTCTGTCGCTTCGAGCAGTAGTGTAAGTGGAGGCGGATTCTCTTGCACTTACACAGGCACAACAGGTGTAAAAATCCAGGGAGGAGTCGGCAATCAAAATCTGGCTTCGACCAACGCACCGCATGCACAATATGACTTGTACATTGATGATGAAAAAAAGGTTACCGGTACTTGGGGACTTGGATTCAATTTTACTACGCCCACGTCGCTTGGCAATCATACTTATAAGGTTACTAAAATGGGAGAAACAGCTCCACAATGTCAGGGATCTTTCGAAGTGGTCAACCCATTGCAATGTAGCGTCGATGATGTGATTCCATTAAATGTTGCAAAAACATTTAGTGTATCCGTGATGGACAATTTTAGTTGTTCAAATTGCAATTACACTAATGTCGATTGCGGATACAGTTGTAGCGGAGGGAGTGTAACCAATTACAGCTTTACGCTAACAAACATGAATACAACAGAATTGAAGGTTCAATGTCAGTGCAACGACAACATCAATCAGACATGTGCAAAATCTGTCACTGCAGTTCGTACCGCACCAACATTTAGTTGCAAAACGGGGCTGAAAGCCACCGTAGGTGAAACGAACAATGTGAAAATTGTTTTGCTGGGTGTCACTGGTTGTGATGAAAATAGCCCTTGGTGCCGCTCCACCATTACGGGAACAGGAATCAGCGATCAAACAGGAATTGGCGTTTCTGACGGATCAACTGTAAATCTCACGGCTTTCACGGATAATGGTGGTACTGACGGGGCTACTAAGACCTATACGGTAACTCTTGAAAATTCTGTCGGCCTTAGCGATGCCAGAACCTGCAGTGTGGAATTTACCGCAGGTTCCAGCTTTGCGTGCAATAGTGGTAATTCTGCGGCTTTGTCAAGCATGACAGTACAGACAAACAAGTGCTACAAATACACTGTCGCGAGTTCGGGCAATTTCTATGTTGGAAACTGGTCTGGATCCGGAGTTGGAATGACCTATACTGATTGCGGAGGAACTCCGCATACAGTCACTGTGGCTAATGGTAATTGGACTACATATGCCGTGGGTGGCGGGTGTGAAATCTACGCTGAATTTACAACAAGCGCCTATGTGCAATTTAACACTTACTAA